The Paenibacillus sp. RC334 nucleotide sequence TTACATGGTGGCTGGATCAAAAGTCAGAACGTTCTGAAAAAGCGGTTGTTCGTTCGTAAACATGTACACATCACTACATTGAGAATATATTTTTGCTACGGCAGGAGGCCTTTACAATGCAAGTTGGATTAATCGGTTTGGGAAAAATGGGCTTGAATCTCGGAAAAAACTTGATCGATCACAAGCATGAAGTTGTCGCTTACGACGTCAATGCAGCAGCGATTCAAGAAATGAAGGATTACGGTGCTACAGGTGCTTCCACACTGGAAGAGCTTGTGCAGGCGACCCAATCCCCAAGAGTACTGTGGATTATGGTTCCCCATCAAATTGTTGATTCCGTGCTGGATCAGCTTCAACCGATTTTGTCCAAAGGGGACATTATTATTGAAGGCGGTAACTCTCATTACAAAGAGTCGATTGCTCGTCATGCCCGTCTGAAGGAATACGGTATCAGCTTCATGGATGCCGGAACCTCCGGTGGTATGGAAGGTGCACGTAGTGGCGCTTGTTACATGATTGGCGGCGACCCGGAAGCATGGGCGTTTGTTGAGCCTATTTTCCGCGATACAGCAGTTGAAAATGGTTATCTGTATGCAGGTAAATCCGGTAGCGGACATTTTCTCAAAATGGTTCACAACGGTGTGGAATATGGTATGATGGCCTCCATTGGTGAAGGCTTTGAAGTGCTGGAGAAAAGCAGCTTTGACTTCGATTATGAGCAAGTGGCACGCGTTTGGAACAACGGTTCCGTTATTCGCTCCTGGTTGATGGGCTTGACCGAACGTGCATTTTCCAAGGATGCAAATCTGGATGAAATTCGCGGGGTTATGCACTCTTCCGGCGAAGGCAAATGGACGGTTGAGGAGGCATTGGACATTCAGGCGGCTACTCCGGTTATTGCGTTGTCCCTGCTGATGCGTTACCGTTCTCTGGATGCAGATACGTTCAACGGGAAAGTCGTTGCCGCGCTGCGCAATGAATTTGGCGGTCATGCAGTAGAAAAGAAAT carries:
- the gnd gene encoding phosphogluconate dehydrogenase (NAD(+)-dependent, decarboxylating) yields the protein MQVGLIGLGKMGLNLGKNLIDHKHEVVAYDVNAAAIQEMKDYGATGASTLEELVQATQSPRVLWIMVPHQIVDSVLDQLQPILSKGDIIIEGGNSHYKESIARHARLKEYGISFMDAGTSGGMEGARSGACYMIGGDPEAWAFVEPIFRDTAVENGYLYAGKSGSGHFLKMVHNGVEYGMMASIGEGFEVLEKSSFDFDYEQVARVWNNGSVIRSWLMGLTERAFSKDANLDEIRGVMHSSGEGKWTVEEALDIQAATPVIALSLLMRYRSLDADTFNGKVVAALRNEFGGHAVEKK